One window from the genome of Trueperaceae bacterium encodes:
- a CDS encoding S8 family serine peptidase: protein MARPSTCACDRERTFDPSASGVQGLATQYLVRVDTSSVDDPAASLAEDLRKLDAHATGRHGVSSQQGFELLGLTSSEAADGLDVGINWVGSGDGPFTDRTSMEAPTGGTLAGVAYNPDAFTWPSHARFSEQEIGVAEAWRALDLAGRLGNRVKLAVLDMGFQPDDDTPSGWDAISNVPLNDAIGTENLLSCSGGSDCPWHGTNVMSAAMAVADNGFGSAGSGGPVAQPVLVFTLYDFFTSITALGEARVLGARIANMSYSAPVPWYLAWSVLPFEAATIAFRETGMLLFAAAGNEGKNVDGEGCTLGVCWERTWVTPCENGGVICVGGLEGDSTFKAQGSNYGGEQVDIFAPYTLWLGPDPDAPDNRARVKNGTSFSSPFVAGVAALIWAADPGQSADDVESALMDNAHPNNDDRVKRHVDAYAAVTAVLGNVPPSITLSGGGDVPVNVPLTVSATVTDLEDPFPCCTVTWTSDVDVPLAGSGFQLEVTFTTLGPRTITATATDQDGASSTASVVLNVVNDQPDVTIGAPSDGAEVFQGAAVVLRGSADDRNEPGGELACESLEWTSSVAGDDDFPASGCELQVTFDTVGGRTLTLTGTDGMGATGSDSVTIAVVEAPPNLPPSVVITSPVDGSTPPVDEPVTLSAAAADPEGDTPLTYEWTVKLGSDAAIVVGDAASMAWTPRDTYAFDQEGNWTIEVRVNVTDSEGNVGTDAVTLPYQLIF, encoded by the coding sequence GTGGCAAGGCCGTCCACCTGCGCCTGCGACCGGGAGCGCACCTTCGACCCGAGCGCGTCCGGGGTGCAGGGCCTCGCCACGCAGTACCTGGTCCGCGTCGACACCTCCAGCGTCGACGACCCGGCGGCGAGCCTGGCGGAGGACCTGAGGAAGCTCGACGCGCACGCGACCGGCAGGCACGGCGTGTCGAGCCAGCAGGGCTTCGAGCTGCTCGGCCTCACGAGCTCGGAGGCCGCGGACGGACTCGACGTGGGCATCAACTGGGTCGGCAGCGGCGACGGTCCGTTCACCGACCGCACCTCGATGGAGGCGCCCACGGGCGGTACGCTCGCCGGGGTGGCCTACAACCCCGACGCGTTCACATGGCCCTCGCACGCCCGGTTCTCCGAGCAGGAGATAGGCGTGGCCGAGGCGTGGCGGGCGCTCGACCTCGCCGGGAGGCTCGGCAACAGGGTCAAGCTGGCTGTCCTCGACATGGGCTTCCAGCCCGACGACGACACGCCTTCGGGCTGGGACGCGATCTCGAACGTCCCCCTCAACGACGCCATCGGCACCGAGAACCTCCTGTCGTGCAGCGGCGGCAGCGACTGTCCCTGGCACGGCACCAACGTCATGAGCGCGGCCATGGCCGTGGCCGACAACGGCTTCGGCTCGGCGGGCTCGGGCGGGCCCGTCGCGCAGCCGGTCCTGGTCTTCACGCTCTACGACTTCTTCACCTCGATAACGGCGCTGGGCGAGGCCAGGGTCCTAGGCGCACGCATCGCGAACATGAGTTACTCGGCGCCGGTGCCGTGGTACCTGGCCTGGAGCGTACTGCCGTTCGAGGCCGCCACGATCGCGTTCCGCGAGACCGGCATGCTGCTGTTCGCGGCCGCCGGCAACGAGGGGAAGAACGTCGACGGCGAGGGCTGCACGCTCGGCGTCTGCTGGGAGCGCACGTGGGTGACCCCCTGCGAGAACGGCGGCGTGATCTGCGTCGGCGGGCTCGAGGGCGACTCGACGTTCAAGGCTCAGGGCTCGAACTACGGCGGCGAGCAGGTCGACATCTTCGCCCCGTACACGCTGTGGCTCGGACCCGACCCCGACGCGCCGGACAACCGCGCACGCGTGAAGAACGGCACCAGCTTCTCCTCGCCGTTCGTGGCGGGCGTGGCCGCCCTGATATGGGCCGCCGACCCGGGCCAGAGCGCCGACGACGTCGAGTCGGCGCTGATGGACAATGCCCACCCGAACAACGACGACCGGGTGAAGCGCCACGTGGACGCCTACGCCGCGGTGACGGCGGTGCTCGGCAACGTGCCGCCGTCGATCACCCTCTCGGGCGGCGGCGACGTGCCCGTGAACGTGCCGCTGACGGTCTCAGCCACAGTCACCGACCTCGAGGACCCGTTCCCGTGCTGCACCGTCACCTGGACCTCCGACGTCGACGTACCGCTCGCCGGCAGCGGCTTCCAGCTCGAGGTCACGTTCACGACGCTGGGCCCCCGGACGATCACGGCCACCGCCACCGATCAGGACGGCGCCAGCAGCACGGCCAGCGTGGTGCTCAACGTCGTCAACGACCAGCCGGACGTGACGATCGGCGCGCCCTCCGACGGCGCCGAGGTGTTCCAGGGCGCCGCGGTCGTGCTGCGCGGCTCGGCCGACGACCGCAACGAGCCGGGAGGGGAGCTGGCCTGCGAGAGCCTCGAGTGGACGTCGAGCGTCGCGGGCGACGACGACTTCCCCGCCAGCGGCTGCGAGCTGCAGGTGACCTTCGACACCGTGGGCGGGCGCACGCTCACGCTCACGGGCACCGACGGCATGGGCGCCACCGGGAGCGACAGCGTGACGATCGCCGTGGTCGAGGCGCCGCCGAACCTGCCGCCGAGCGTCGTGATCACGAGCCCGGTGGACGGCTCCACGCCGCCGGTGGACGAGCCCGTGACCCTGTCCGCGGCGGCCGCGGACCCCGAGGGCGACACCCCGCTCACCTACGAGTGGACCGTGAAGCTCGGCAGCGACGCGGCCATCGTGGTCGGCGACGCCGCCAGCATGGCGTGGACGCCCAGGGACACCTACGCGTTCGACCAGGAGGGCAACTGGACGATCGAGGTCAGGGTCAACGTCACCGACAGCGAGGGGAACGTGGGCACCGACGCCGTAACGCTCCCCTACCAGCTGATCTTCTGA
- a CDS encoding Gfo/Idh/MocA family oxidoreductase produces the protein MGADPVARRGRRDRRPAHGPLVLLLREPRPGGHPRPAGAGRRRADGHRLLLRHQTGRTTTTETVFDRQDQYRLQAEALTAAILEDRPVPLPLEDSVANLAVIEAIRASAEQGRWVEVGVG, from the coding sequence GTGGGAGCGGACCCTGTCGCTCGTCGCGGACGGCGGGATCGGCGACCTGCGCACGGTCCACTCGTTCTTCTCCTACGCGAACCTCGACCCGGCGGACATCCGCGACCAGCCGGCGCTGGGCGGCGGCGGGCTGATGGACATCGGCTGCTACTGCGTCACCAGACGGGGAGGACGACGACCACGGAGACGGTCTTCGACCGCCAGGACCAGTACCGGCTGCAGGCCGAGGCGCTCACCGCCGCCATCCTCGAGGACCGGCCGGTGCCCCTGCCGCTAGAGGACTCCGTCGCGAACCTGGCGGTGATCGAGGCGATCCGCGCCAGCGCGGAGCAGGGCCGCTGGGTCGAGGTCGGGGTCGGCTAG
- a CDS encoding c-type cytochrome has protein sequence MPGDETPTERGAGAGSRSAGAPATLPGLGVALPPRRALLALATLAAAICAAVVTQVFLAGLGLLVDPGYLAWHSAFVHVIEAAAIALIVLGVAARRGGALVALSAAPLLLILAQYALIHGSDGPVRALHAVNAFVLFAVSWVLAKRSSALLAVDEAASPAQASPTGPDARLGLAVAGLTAVFIGVASVMANQGTAGRAADTPPTVAGEAVAGDRSTGERDAADAALGARVFAENCAGCHGSRGEGRIGPRLAGNRALADRGFVLRRVSEGEGIMPAFRRSLSQEEIEAVVDHVRSSFGNGF, from the coding sequence ATGCCCGGAGACGAGACCCCCACCGAACGCGGGGCGGGCGCCGGCTCGCGGTCAGCCGGCGCGCCCGCGACCCTCCCGGGGCTGGGCGTCGCCCTGCCCCCGCGCCGCGCCCTGCTCGCCCTCGCCACGCTGGCGGCGGCAATCTGCGCCGCCGTGGTCACCCAGGTGTTCCTCGCCGGGCTCGGCCTGCTTGTGGACCCCGGCTACCTCGCCTGGCACTCGGCGTTCGTGCACGTCATCGAGGCGGCGGCGATCGCGCTCATCGTCCTCGGCGTCGCGGCGCGCCGCGGCGGCGCCCTCGTGGCCCTCAGCGCCGCGCCGCTCCTGCTGATCCTCGCGCAGTACGCGCTCATCCACGGCTCCGACGGCCCCGTGCGCGCGCTCCACGCCGTCAACGCGTTCGTGCTGTTCGCGGTGAGCTGGGTGCTCGCCAAGCGGTCGTCAGCGCTGCTGGCGGTCGACGAGGCGGCCTCTCCCGCGCAGGCGTCGCCAACCGGCCCGGACGCGCGGCTGGGCCTCGCGGTCGCGGGCCTGACGGCGGTCTTCATCGGCGTCGCCAGCGTGATGGCGAACCAGGGGACGGCCGGCCGGGCGGCCGACACTCCGCCGACCGTCGCCGGCGAGGCCGTGGCCGGGGACCGCTCCACCGGGGAACGCGACGCCGCCGACGCCGCCCTCGGCGCGCGCGTCTTCGCCGAGAACTGCGCGGGCTGCCACGGCTCGCGGGGCGAGGGGCGCATCGGTCCGCGCCTCGCCGGCAACCGCGCCCTGGCGGACCGCGGCTTCGTGCTGCGCCGCGTCAGCGAGGGCGAGGGCATCATGCCGGCGTTCCGGCGCTCGCTCTCGCAGG